A window of Kocuria sp. TGY1127_2 genomic DNA:
CCGGGCCCCCAGCGGAGAACAAGTTCTTTCCCGCGTGGTGGGCAAACACTGCGAATCCGGCGACGTCGTGGTTCGTTATTGCTACTTGCCCGCCGACCTCGCGAGCGGTGACGTTCTTGCCGTGGCGGCCACTGGGGCGTACTGCTGGGCGCTCTCGAGCAACTACAACTACCTTCCGCGTCCCGGCGTGGTAGCGACTTCCTCGGGGCGCCCTCCACGCGTGATCGTGCGCGGTGAAACCGAGGAAGACCTTTTCGCCAGGGACGCCGGCCTCTGAGCCGACATACCGACTTGCTAGGAGAAACTATGACCGAACCGACGATCAAGGTGGCGCTCCTCGGCGCCGGAACCGTGGGATCGCAGGTCGCACGGGTACTCACGGAAGATTCTGCGGAGTTGGCGCAACGTATCGGCGCGACTCCCGAGCTGGTCGGGATCGCGGTGCGCAGCCTCGAAGCGGACCGCGATTACGCAGCCGACCCTTCTCTCTACACCACGGACGCAGAGTCCCTGATCGACCAAGCCGATGTCGTCATCGAGCTCACCGGCGGCATGGAACCTGCGCGGTCACGGATCCTCAGGGCGCTGAATGCCGGCAAGCACGTGGTCTCGGGAAACAAGGCTCTTCTGGCCGCCCACGGGGCGGAACTTCAGCGCGCGGCCAGTGCGAACAACGCGCAGCTTTCCTACGAAGCGGCTGTCGCGGGTGCTATCCCGATTCTGCGACCATTGCGCGACTCCCTCGCGGGCGACCAAGTCACCCGAGTGCTGGGCATCATGAACGGAACGACCAACTTCATCCTGGACGCGATGGATTCGACAGGGGCCCAGTTCGACGATGCCCTGGCTGAAGCCCAGCAATTGGGCTATGCGGAGGCCGATCCGACCGCGGACATCGAGGGGCAGGACGCCGCAGCGAAAGCCGCAATCGTCGCTTCGCTGGCGTTTCATTCCGAATTCACGATCGATGATGTTCACTGCCAAGGCATAACCGACATCACCGCCGACGACGTCGCCGCCGCGGCGAGCGACGGGTACGTGATCAAGCTTCTGTCCGTCTGCGAGCTCGACGGAGAGGGTGTGAACATTCGCGTGAATCCGACCCTGATTCCTCGCTCTCATCCGCTCGCGAGTGTCCGGGACGCCTATAACGCTGTCTTCGTCGAATCGCGGGATGCTGGAGAACTCATGTTCTATGGTCCCGGCGCGGGGGGAGCACCGACGGCGTCGGCCGTCTTGGGTGATTTCGTTTCCTTGGCCCGCCGCAGCATGCTCGGGGGCCCAGGAGTCCCGGATTATGCGTATGCGAAGCTCCGGGCCACGTCGTTGTCCAACGTCGTATCGCGGTACACCGTCGGTCTGCGCGTTCGGGATCAGCTCGGGGTCCTCGCCGCGATCGCGAACGTCTTCGCCGAGCACGGTGTCTCGATCCAGACTATGCACCAGACCAAGCATCGTGAACACGAGGACATCGAAGGCAACCACGCCACGATTCGCATCGTGACCCACAAGACCAGTGACGAGAACCTGCAGTCCACGATCGACGAATTGTCCTCGCTGTCCACGGTATACAGCGTTGCTTCCGTGATTCAGGTCGAGGGCTAGCGCCACCTCTCTTTCCTCATCCGTCCGACCGGGAACGACCCGGGCCAGAGATAACTAACGTAAGGAACCCCATGGCACACGTTTGGCGAGGAGTCATCAACGAGTACCGCGACCGCCTTCCGGTCGCCGACAAGACCGAAGTCGTCACCCTCGGCGAGGGCGGAACTCCTCTGATCCGTGCCCCCAAGCTCTCCGAGCACACCGGCAACGAGGTGTACATCAAGTTCGAGGGTATGAACCCGACCGGCTCGTTCAAGGACCGCGGGATGACCATGGCCATCACCGCGGCCAAGGAACAGGGCGCGGAAGCCGTGGTGTGTGCTTCGACGGGCAATACGTCAGCCTCAGCTGCGGCCTACGCGACGCAGGCGGGCCTGAAGTGCGCCGTGCTGGTTCCGGACGGAAAGATCGCAATGGGTAAGCTCTCGCAAGCGATCGCACACGGGGCCGAACTGCTACAGGTCAACGGCAACTTCGACAATTGCCTTGAGGTCGCGAGGAAACTCGCCGAGAACTACCCGGTGTTCCTGGTCAACTCGGTCAACCCCGCACGCATCGAGGGTCAGAAGACAGGATCCTTCGAGGTGGTCGACGTCCTGGGAGATGCCCCTGATTATCATTTGCTCCCGGTCGGAAACGCTGGAAACATCACCGCGTACTGGAAGGGCTACAAAGAGTACTCGCAGCCCTACGTCAACGATGCGGGAGAAACCATTGAGCCCGTTGCGACGAAGCGGCCCAAGATGTGGGGTTTCCAAGCGGCAGGTGCCGCACCTATTGTTCTGGGACACCCAGTCAGTGAGCCGGAGACCATCGCAACTGCGATTCGGATTGGCAATCCTGCCTCCTGGGACAAGGCCGAAATGGCTCGGGACGAGTCCGAGGGCCTCATCGAATCCGTGACCGACGACGAGATCCTCGAAGCCCACCGTTGGCTGTCCTCCCGAGAAGGCGTTTTCGTCGAGCCGGCCTCGGCTGCGGGCGTCGCAGGACTTTTGAAGAAGCATCGGGCCGGAGAAGCCCCGAGCGGTGCGACGATCGTCATCACGGTGACCGGGCACGGTCTGAAGGATCCCCAGTGGGCCCTGCGGGGAGCAGACGGCGACGACGTAGAGCCCACTACGGTGGACTTCGACGTCGTCTCGGTTGCCGATGCCCTCGGCTTGGAGTAATCACCATGGGCATGGACATCAGGCCGACCTCCCTTGTCGACGGCGAATCTGCAGCGTCCTTCGGGCCGGATATCATCCCCCTGGGCACCAGGGTGCGCGTCACGGTTCCCGGGTCCACGGGAAACGTGGGTCCCGGCTACGATTCCCTCGGCTTGGCCCTGGGACGTTACGACGAGGTGACCGTGGAGAGAATTTCCGGTCGCCTCGCTTTCGACGTGAGCGGCGAGGGCAGCCAGACCGTTCCCCAGACAGAAGATCACTTGGTCGTGCGTGCCATGCGCACCGCATGGCGGGCGATTGGAATGCATGAGTTGCCAGGGCTGCGGGTCACGGCCCGGAACAGCATTCCTCACTCGAGAGGCATGGGATCTTCTGCGTCGGCGATCGTGGCCGGCGTCGTCGCGGCCAACGCCATGGTGCCTGAGGGCCTGCGACTGACATCGAACGCTATTCTGCAGATCTGCTCCCAGATGGAAGGGCACCCGGACAACGTCGCACCGTCCCTGTTCGGTGGGCTGGTCATTTCTTATTCCGGCCCGGACGGCTTTCATTCTGTGTCGGTCCAGGTCCATAGCGACGTCGTCCCGATCGTGGCGATTCCGGATTACGAAGTACCCACTCGGATCGCCCGTGGTTTGATTCCCGAGTCTGTTCCGCACCGCGAGGCCGCAAGCAACTCGGGGCGCGCCGCTTTGCTGGTTCACGCGATGAAAGACGATCCCTCCGAGCTGTTCGCTGCCACGGAGGACTTTCTGCACCAGCAGTACCGTGCGAGTGCCATGGGACCGACCGCTGGATTGGTAACGCACCTGCGGGGGAGAGGTCTTGCCGCCATCGTTTCCGGCGCCGGGCCGACGGTTCTCGTCCTGGCGGAGAACGCCGACTCGGCGGACCGCGCGGCGGGGCTCATCGAGGAATTTGCGCAGGCGCCGTCCAATTACTTCGGAGATCGCCGCGTAAATTGGGATGTCGAAAGGCTGACCATTGATCGCAACGGTGTTATAGTTGAGCACGTCGAGTCCGATAAGCTTCTATAAGCTTTCGGTTCTCGCCGGTCGCACGGTCAATCGGAATGATTGGCGTTTGAGTGGGACCGGATCATGATGGTTCACCAATCTGGTGGATCGACGCGTTAGCTGATCGTCCCTGAGCTTTGGTTTTCTGGGGATGAGGGTTTACCCGGCCTACGGGTCGAGTACGCTCAGTCATTTCAAGAAAATCCCTGCGCGTCGTCGAATCGACATTCTTCGAGGCGGCGAGGGCAAGGACCGCGTCATTGATCTCTGCGCTATCTGGTGCGGGGACTTCGTGCGTACCGCGTTTTTTCTGGCGGTGCGTGCTGACCATTAATATTCGGGTCTCGTTTCAATATACGAGGGCCATGTCGAGGGGGAAGGATCCTTCGTGACCGTATCGACCGACCTATCGGGTGCGGAACAGCCAACCAACGGTTCGGCTGAACAGACTCGCCAGAACAACGAGTCTCCAGAATCTCAAAACACGCAAAACACAGCCGAGTCCCAGGCCGCAGAGCAGGGGAAAAGCAGCGGCGGATTGAGCGCCTTGAAATTGGCGCAGTTGCAATCGCTAGCCTCTCAGCTCGGCATCGTTGGCGCTCGACGCATGCGGAAGTCTGCACTGGTCGAGGCCATTGCGGCCCATCAGCGCGGTTCGGCCGTCGCCGACCGAGACGAGAAGGCTGCTCAGAACAAGTCCAAGGCCGACAAGGGCTCGGATCAGAATAAGGGGCAATCCGAGGGATCCGATCAGAACGGTTCCGAGGACAGCCAAAAGCCCGCAGCACAAGGCCAGTCCGAGCGTCCCCAGCGAGGTCGCTCACGTCGGGCCACGTCGGGCGGGAACGTCAAGAATGACGTCCCGCAGTCCGACGAGGAGGGGCAGAAGAACGAGGGCTCCCAGGAACGCCCTGCCGAGTCTTCCCAGCGCGAACGCGGCGAGGACCGCAACGCGGAACGCCACAATGGCCGTGAGCAGGATCAGGAGCGCACCAAGCGTAATGATCAGCGCGGCAACAACCAGGGCGGCTCGCAGGATCAGGACGGGCAGAACGAGCGCCGTTCGGATTCGAAGAATGACGACAAGGGCAATAACGACCGGAATCGTCGCAACAAGAACAACAACAGGTCCAAGGACAACTCCAGGGACAACGGTCCCAAGGACAACGGCTCCAAGGACAACGGTCCCAAGGAGAACAACTCCGAGGACAACAACCGGAACGACGGCGGCAAGAACAACAACGATCGTCGGAACAACCGGAACAAGGGCAATAACAACGGCCCGGAGGACGACGACCGCAAGGGTCGGAACCGTCGCAACCGAAACCGCAACGACCGTCGCGATCGCCGGCGTGGTCGGAACAACGGGCCCGAGGTCGACGACACCGAGGTGACCGAGGACGACGTCCTGCTGCCCGTTGCCGGTATCCTCGACGTACTGGACAATTACGCTTTTGTCCGCACTTCCGGTTACCTGCCCGGTCCCAACGACGTCTACGTCTCGCTCGCCCAGGTCAAGAAGAATCACTTGCGCAAGGGCGACGCCGTCGTCGGCGCGATCCGCGCGCCGCGTGAGGGCGAAAACCAGAATAATTCCCGCCAGAAGTTCAACGCTTTGGTTCAGCTGACCAGCGTCAACGGCAAGAAGCCGGAAGAGCTCAGCGAGCGTGTGGAATTCAACAAGCTGACCCCGTTGTACCCCAACGAGCGTCTTCGCCTTGAGACCGAGCAGAAGAAGATCGGCCCACGCGTGGTCGATCTCGTTGCCCCGATCGGCAAAGGCCAGCGCGGCCTGATCGTCTCGCCACCCAAGGCGGGCAAGACGCTGATGCTGCAGTCGATTGCGAACGCGATCACCACCAATAATCCCGAGGTTCACCTCATGATGGTGCTGGTTGACGAACGTCCTGAGGAAGTCACGGACATGCAGCGCACTGTCAAGGGTGAAGTCATTGCTTCGACCTTCGACCGACCTGCCGACGACCACACGACCGTTGCAGAACTGGCCATCGAGCGTGCCAAGCGGCTCGTGGAGATGGGGCACGACGTCGTCGTCCTCCTCGATTCGATGACTCGCCTTGGACGCGCCTACAACCTCGCCGCTCCGGCTTCCGGTCGTATCCTCAGTGGTGGCGTGGACTCCGCGGCGCTGTACCCGCCCAAGCGTTTCTTCGGCGCCGCACGCAACATCGAGGAAGGCGGCTCGCTGACGATCCTGGCAACCGCTCTGGTCGAGACCGGTTCCAAGATGGACGAGGTGATCTTCGAGGAATTCAAGGGCACCGGCAACATGGAATTGCGCCTCTCGCGCCAGCTTGCTGACAAGCGCATCTTCCCGGCCGTGGACGTCAACGAATCCGGAACTCGCCGCGAGGAGAACCTCTTGTCGCCGGACGAGATCAAGATCATGTGGCGGTTGCGTCGTGTGCTGGCCGGATTGGACCAACAGCAGGCCCTCGAGGTCCTCACCAGCAAACTTCGTGATACCCCGACGAACGTGCAGTTCCTGCTTCAGGTGCAGAAGACCACGTTGGGCTCCAAGTCGGACGACTAGCGTCCCTGAACCGACGCCCGGATCCACTCTTCGTGGGGCCGGGCGTCGGTTTTTTCGCGCTCCCTGCCTGTGGCCACGGGAGCGAGTGAGATAATGGAGGCCACACCACAATCTCAATCACCGAGGACCCCATGCTCGATTCCATCCAATCCCTCTTCGATGAGCACCAGGAACTGCAACGGCAGCTGGCCGACCCCGCCGTGCACGCCGACCAAGGCAAGGCCCGCAAGCTCGGACGCCGGTATTCTGAGCTCAACGGCATCGTCGAGGCGTACCGGAAGGTCGAAACGCTGGAAGGTGACCTCGAAGCAGCGCGCGAGATGGCCGGAGAAGATCCAGAATTCGCCGCGGAAGTGCCATCCCTGGAAGAGGCTCTCAACGAGGCCCAGGCACGGTTGCACCGCCTGTTGATTCCCCGGGACCCGGACGACGGCCGTAACGTAATTCTCGAGGTCAAGGCCGGCGAGGGCGGTGACGAATCTGCTCTCTTCGCGGGTGATCTCCTGCGAATGTATGCCCGGTATGCCGAGCGCAAGGGATGGAAAACTGAGATCCTCTCTTCGACCGAATCGGATTTGGGCGGTTACAAGGACGTCCAAATGGCCGTCAAGTCCAGTTCGACTGACCCTGCTGAAGGCGTCTGGGCTCACCTCAAGTACGAGGGCGGTGTGCACCGCGTGCAGCGCGTGCCGGTCACGGAATCGCAGGGCAGAATCCATACGTCCGCCGCGGGCGTGCTGGTTTTCCCCGAAGTAGATGAGCCGGAAGAGATCGATATCAGCCAGAACGATCTCAAAATCGATGTTTATCGGTCTTCGGGCCCCGGCGGACAGTCAGTCAACACGACGGACTCCGCGGTGCGTATTACTCACTTGCCCACCGGAATCGTGGTGGCAATGCAGAACGAGAAATCACAGTTGCAGAACCGTGAGGCCGCGATGCGCGTTCTCCGTGCTCGTTTGCTCGCACATCAACAGGAGCAACTCGACGCCGAGGCAGCCGAGCACCGGAAGTCACAGGTCAAGACGATGGACCGTTCCGAACGTATCCGTACGTATAACTTCCCCGAGAACAGAATCGCGGATCACCGGACTGGGTACAAGGCCTATAACCTTGACACCGTGATGGGCGGAGACCTCGAACCGGTGGTGCAATCCGCGATCCAGATGGATGAGGAACACCGCCTCGCGGCGCTTGGTCAGGACTCCGAGTAGAAAGTGCCGTGTCAGATGTCCGCCGGCGAGTCTCCCAGTTCCGATCCCAGCCGAGTGCTCGAGGAGATGCCTCTGGGGCTCGCCCTCCGCGAGGCGGAGAACCGATTGCGCAGGGCAGGCGTCGAATCCCCTCGTGCCGATGTCGAATTGTTGGCCGCGCACCTGCTCCGGGCCGAGCACGGAGAAGGCGTTTCGCGGGGACAAGTTGTTGCGTGGGCGATGGCAGGAAACGTCGGAACCCCCGCGGGATTCGATGAACTCGTCGTGGCCCGCTCCTCGCGCATTCCGCTTCAGCACCTGACCGGCCGCGCATATTTTCGTCATCTGAGCCTCGACGTCGGGCCCGGGGTGTTCATTCCTCGTCCGGAGACCGAAGTACTGATCGACGAGTTGAATACTTTCTTGCGGCAATCCCCTCGAGGGGAGCGGCCGGTGGTCGTGGATCTGGCCACGGGCTCCGGTGCCCTTGCGCTGGCGGCGGCGCAGGAGAACCCGGAATGTGAGGTTTACGGCGTCGAGCTGTCGCCGAGCGCAGCCGCGTGGGCCCGGCGAAACGTCGCGTTCACGGGACTGCCGGTGGAGATCATCGTCGATGACGCGGCACAAGCACTCATCGGTTGGGAATCGAGCGTGACCGCCGTCGTCAGCAATCCTCCGTACATACCCAGCGGCGCAATCCCCAAGGACCCTGAGGTCGCCGAGCACGACCCGGACATGGCCTTGTACGGTGGATCCGAGGACGGATTCGCGATCCCGCGTGGGATAGTCCGGCGTGCGGCGCAACTGCTTCTGCCCGGTGGAATGCTCGTTATGGAACACGCGGAGGTCCAGGCCGAAGGCGCCGCCGAAATCTTTTCGACTATGGGTTTCCACACTATTGAGACCATTACAGACTTGACCGGACGCCCACGGGCAACCAAGGGTTACTCTGGTGTCTGAGATATCCCGTGGACTACGGGACCATCAACCGAAGCAACGAAAGACGCATCGATCGTGACCGCAACCGTATACCCCGTCACCACCGAGGAAGAGCGCGAGGCCGCTCTTTCCGCAGTTGAAAAAGCCATGCTGGATGGCCGCACCGCAGTGATTCCCACGGATACGGTGTACGGAATCGCCGCGGATGCTTTTTCTCGCGGAGGGGTGCAACAGCTGCTCAACGCCAAGGGCCGATCGCGCCGAATGCCGCCTCCCGTGCTGATAGCCGACTCGAGCGTGCTCCCTGGGCTCGCAGACGATCTCAGCTCGGACGCCCAGGCCCTCGCCGAAGCTTTTTGGCCAGGGGCACTGACGCTTATTGTTTTTTCGCAGCCTTCTCTTAACTGGGATCTCGGGGAGACTCAGGGCACCGTCGCCCTGCGTGTTCCCGACGACGAACTCACCCGGGAGATCCTGAGGCGCACCGGCCCGTTGGCGGTTTCGAGCGCCAACCGGACGGGGCTGACCGCCGCAACCAACGGGGAAGAGGCGTTCGACCAACTCGGCGAGAGGGTTGAAGCCATCGTCGATGCCGGAGTCCGTCCGGTGGGTCGCGATCCGGAGATGCACAGTGCCGACGTCGCCCCCTCGACGATCGTCGATGTCACTGGAGAGCGACCTGTCGTGGTCCGCCTGGGCGCGATCAGCCTGGAGCAGATCAAGAGCGTGGCTCGTACCGCAATCACTCTGGAACAGCTGGAGCAAGAGAAGGATTCCATATCTTCGCCGAAGGCTGAGAACTCCCTGGAGTTGCCGGCCGATGAAGGGCCCTCCGGCGTGACGGACGAACCTGTGCGCGGTCCCGGAGACGGACCCCGGGCCGCGTCGGCGCCCGAAGGCTCGGTCGAGGCCGGATTGCTCACGGCGGATGCCGCATCGAGTCGGGGCGCTGACCACCAGCCCGTCGACCAGTTGCGGAGCAAAGTCACGGATGGCCGCTCATCGACGAGGACGGAACGCGCCAAGGACGCACGGCCACTGGGCGTGGACGAAGCTCGAGCCCTTCTTTTTCCGCAGAATCAGGGCGAACAGGAGTAGGTCGGGGTCATACCAAGTCGACAAAGGGGGCACGCCGATCGACAACGATCGACGGGCCCCCTTTCTCGGCTGGTGCACGCGTAGTCGGCGACTAACGCTTGGAGCCGGTCGCGGTATGCGCTTCCCTCAGGACCGCACCGATACGCCGCTCCGGGAGGAGATTGTTCTCGGTAGCCCAGGTGTCGTCCTGACCCTGGCCGAACCACATCAGCTCGGCCCGTCGAACGGCGCCTTGGAGCCGCTCGTTCATCGCCGAGGAGAGAACATGGCCGAATTTGACGCCAAGACGCAGGACGAAGGCCGGAACCCTACGGGGATTGCGTCGTCCGGCGTCGCGGATGACGGACGCCGTTGTGGCGCCTTCCCAAGGCTGGAGAACAATCGACGGCAGTTTTCCCGCGAACTTACCGACCGCTACGACATATTCGGCTAGGGCATGGACCGACGTAACGGGAGTGGCTCGGTCACCGTTTCCGGCGACGACAGCCAGCGGCGAGGATGCGACACGCGCGAGATTCGACGTTGTTTTGCGCCCGGAACCTTGCACAGAAGTGGCGCGGAGGATGCACAATTCCGCCGCATGGTTCGGCTCGACCTGGGCCGGAGACTTGCTGGGAGCAGGAGGAAAGTCTGAGGCTGCCGAGCCGGGAGCCGCGCCGGCATGGGCAGTAGCATTGATGAAATCGCGAAGCCTGAGGACGCAGTCTTCGCCCAAGGCTTTGGAGAAGGAATACGCAGAGAAAGGGGCAGTGGCTTCGGACGCATCCAGTACGGGACGCGCTCCCTGTACGGCCGCCGAACTCAAATGGATCACGCGCCTCACGCCGGTGCGTTGCGCGGCAACTACGACCACGGTGGGTAACAGTGCATTGGCTCCGACCAAAGATGGCAAATCATTCTGATCCGGGGCTGATAAGCCGGCGGCATTGACCACTACGTCTGCGCCTGCGAAAGAGTCCGCCAAGTAGTCGATCACGGATTCAAGTCGCCTGGCCTCGGAGATCACTTGGCCGGCTGACTCTGACGACGTCGCCAGCCGCGGCGCGGACACGGGGGAGGCACTGATCCCCTCCTGCTGGAGTCTGGTCATAATGGCCGACCCCGCGAAACCTGTGGCCCCGAGAACTCGCCAGGTACTCTGACTCATGCTTCCTCGCTTTCGTCGACGCAACTGATCGCGTTGATAGCCCCGATTTGAGCTACATGCCGCGGTAAACTGTCAGTTGCCGTTCATCGGGTGCGATCGTCGCACCTTCTTGAGACCACTTTACTGACCAAATCGCGCTAACTTCACCATGCGGGCACGAGCCGCCCCGGAGAACAGATCAGCTCGTACCGTCGGGCCGACGTGTGCGAGGGGAAAGGACAGAGTGCAGCCGAAATCCGTCGCAGGGCGGGGGAAGACCCCGAACCCGCGGGTGGTGGCCGTCATCGTGACTTTCAACCGCCTTCACCTCCTCCGCAAGACTCTCTCGGGCGTAGCCAACGGCCGTCGTGTCCCGGATCAAGTGGTCCTCGTGGACAATGCCTCCACGGATGAGACCCCTCAATTCCTGGAGAACCTCGACTACAGCTTGCCGATCGACAGGGTTCGTCTCAACCAGAACCTCGGTGGCGCCGGGGGATTTGCAGTCGGCATCGATCGGGCACTAGCCGTTCACGACGCCGACCTGGTCTGGGTTATGGACGATGACACCGAGCCACTGGCCGACACACTTGCGGAATCCGTGGAAGCCTGGGTCGACTAT
This region includes:
- a CDS encoding homoserine dehydrogenase, translating into MTEPTIKVALLGAGTVGSQVARVLTEDSAELAQRIGATPELVGIAVRSLEADRDYAADPSLYTTDAESLIDQADVVIELTGGMEPARSRILRALNAGKHVVSGNKALLAAHGAELQRAASANNAQLSYEAAVAGAIPILRPLRDSLAGDQVTRVLGIMNGTTNFILDAMDSTGAQFDDALAEAQQLGYAEADPTADIEGQDAAAKAAIVASLAFHSEFTIDDVHCQGITDITADDVAAAASDGYVIKLLSVCELDGEGVNIRVNPTLIPRSHPLASVRDAYNAVFVESRDAGELMFYGPGAGGAPTASAVLGDFVSLARRSMLGGPGVPDYAYAKLRATSLSNVVSRYTVGLRVRDQLGVLAAIANVFAEHGVSIQTMHQTKHREHEDIEGNHATIRIVTHKTSDENLQSTIDELSSLSTVYSVASVIQVEG
- the thrC gene encoding threonine synthase → MAHVWRGVINEYRDRLPVADKTEVVTLGEGGTPLIRAPKLSEHTGNEVYIKFEGMNPTGSFKDRGMTMAITAAKEQGAEAVVCASTGNTSASAAAYATQAGLKCAVLVPDGKIAMGKLSQAIAHGAELLQVNGNFDNCLEVARKLAENYPVFLVNSVNPARIEGQKTGSFEVVDVLGDAPDYHLLPVGNAGNITAYWKGYKEYSQPYVNDAGETIEPVATKRPKMWGFQAAGAAPIVLGHPVSEPETIATAIRIGNPASWDKAEMARDESEGLIESVTDDEILEAHRWLSSREGVFVEPASAAGVAGLLKKHRAGEAPSGATIVITVTGHGLKDPQWALRGADGDDVEPTTVDFDVVSVADALGLE
- a CDS encoding NAD(P)-dependent oxidoreductase, with product MSQSTWRVLGATGFAGSAIMTRLQQEGISASPVSAPRLATSSESAGQVISEARRLESVIDYLADSFAGADVVVNAAGLSAPDQNDLPSLVGANALLPTVVVVAAQRTGVRRVIHLSSAAVQGARPVLDASEATAPFSAYSFSKALGEDCVLRLRDFINATAHAGAAPGSAASDFPPAPSKSPAQVEPNHAAELCILRATSVQGSGRKTTSNLARVASSPLAVVAGNGDRATPVTSVHALAEYVVAVGKFAGKLPSIVLQPWEGATTASVIRDAGRRNPRRVPAFVLRLGVKFGHVLSSAMNERLQGAVRRAELMWFGQGQDDTWATENNLLPERRIGAVLREAHTATGSKR
- the prmC gene encoding peptide chain release factor N(5)-glutamine methyltransferase, whose protein sequence is MSAGESPSSDPSRVLEEMPLGLALREAENRLRRAGVESPRADVELLAAHLLRAEHGEGVSRGQVVAWAMAGNVGTPAGFDELVVARSSRIPLQHLTGRAYFRHLSLDVGPGVFIPRPETEVLIDELNTFLRQSPRGERPVVVDLATGSGALALAAAQENPECEVYGVELSPSAAAWARRNVAFTGLPVEIIVDDAAQALIGWESSVTAVVSNPPYIPSGAIPKDPEVAEHDPDMALYGGSEDGFAIPRGIVRRAAQLLLPGGMLVMEHAEVQAEGAAEIFSTMGFHTIETITDLTGRPRATKGYSGV
- a CDS encoding L-threonylcarbamoyladenylate synthase; protein product: MTATVYPVTTEEEREAALSAVEKAMLDGRTAVIPTDTVYGIAADAFSRGGVQQLLNAKGRSRRMPPPVLIADSSVLPGLADDLSSDAQALAEAFWPGALTLIVFSQPSLNWDLGETQGTVALRVPDDELTREILRRTGPLAVSSANRTGLTAATNGEEAFDQLGERVEAIVDAGVRPVGRDPEMHSADVAPSTIVDVTGERPVVVRLGAISLEQIKSVARTAITLEQLEQEKDSISSPKAENSLELPADEGPSGVTDEPVRGPGDGPRAASAPEGSVEAGLLTADAASSRGADHQPVDQLRSKVTDGRSSTRTERAKDARPLGVDEARALLFPQNQGEQE
- the rho gene encoding transcription termination factor Rho, with the translated sequence MSALKLAQLQSLASQLGIVGARRMRKSALVEAIAAHQRGSAVADRDEKAAQNKSKADKGSDQNKGQSEGSDQNGSEDSQKPAAQGQSERPQRGRSRRATSGGNVKNDVPQSDEEGQKNEGSQERPAESSQRERGEDRNAERHNGREQDQERTKRNDQRGNNQGGSQDQDGQNERRSDSKNDDKGNNDRNRRNKNNNRSKDNSRDNGPKDNGSKDNGPKENNSEDNNRNDGGKNNNDRRNNRNKGNNNGPEDDDRKGRNRRNRNRNDRRDRRRGRNNGPEVDDTEVTEDDVLLPVAGILDVLDNYAFVRTSGYLPGPNDVYVSLAQVKKNHLRKGDAVVGAIRAPREGENQNNSRQKFNALVQLTSVNGKKPEELSERVEFNKLTPLYPNERLRLETEQKKIGPRVVDLVAPIGKGQRGLIVSPPKAGKTLMLQSIANAITTNNPEVHLMMVLVDERPEEVTDMQRTVKGEVIASTFDRPADDHTTVAELAIERAKRLVEMGHDVVVLLDSMTRLGRAYNLAAPASGRILSGGVDSAALYPPKRFFGAARNIEEGGSLTILATALVETGSKMDEVIFEEFKGTGNMELRLSRQLADKRIFPAVDVNESGTRREENLLSPDEIKIMWRLRRVLAGLDQQQALEVLTSKLRDTPTNVQFLLQVQKTTLGSKSDD
- the prfA gene encoding peptide chain release factor 1; this encodes MLDSIQSLFDEHQELQRQLADPAVHADQGKARKLGRRYSELNGIVEAYRKVETLEGDLEAAREMAGEDPEFAAEVPSLEEALNEAQARLHRLLIPRDPDDGRNVILEVKAGEGGDESALFAGDLLRMYARYAERKGWKTEILSSTESDLGGYKDVQMAVKSSSTDPAEGVWAHLKYEGGVHRVQRVPVTESQGRIHTSAAGVLVFPEVDEPEEIDISQNDLKIDVYRSSGPGGQSVNTTDSAVRITHLPTGIVVAMQNEKSQLQNREAAMRVLRARLLAHQQEQLDAEAAEHRKSQVKTMDRSERIRTYNFPENRIADHRTGYKAYNLDTVMGGDLEPVVQSAIQMDEEHRLAALGQDSE
- the thrB gene encoding homoserine kinase codes for the protein MGMDIRPTSLVDGESAASFGPDIIPLGTRVRVTVPGSTGNVGPGYDSLGLALGRYDEVTVERISGRLAFDVSGEGSQTVPQTEDHLVVRAMRTAWRAIGMHELPGLRVTARNSIPHSRGMGSSASAIVAGVVAANAMVPEGLRLTSNAILQICSQMEGHPDNVAPSLFGGLVISYSGPDGFHSVSVQVHSDVVPIVAIPDYEVPTRIARGLIPESVPHREAASNSGRAALLVHAMKDDPSELFAATEDFLHQQYRASAMGPTAGLVTHLRGRGLAAIVSGAGPTVLVLAENADSADRAAGLIEEFAQAPSNYFGDRRVNWDVERLTIDRNGVIVEHVESDKLL